One window from the genome of Luteithermobacter gelatinilyticus encodes:
- a CDS encoding gamma carbonic anhydrase family protein — protein sequence MMAEVGKIVNGGGKIYPHNGIWPQIDETAFIAPGARIIGDVEIGPESSIWFNCVLRGDVNKIRIGARTNLQDGTVVHVESGGAATLIGDEVLVGHMALIHGTVIENGGFVGMGAMTMDNCYIESGGMLAAGALLSPGKRIGKGEMWLGRPAKYVRTLTEEAIKDLRAGTDHYAALAQDYLGEYR from the coding sequence ATGATGGCAGAGGTCGGCAAAATCGTAAATGGCGGCGGCAAAATTTATCCCCATAATGGCATATGGCCCCAAATAGACGAAACTGCATTTATTGCACCGGGTGCCAGAATTATCGGGGATGTCGAAATCGGTCCCGAAAGCAGCATCTGGTTTAATTGCGTGTTGCGGGGGGACGTCAATAAAATCCGCATCGGGGCCCGGACCAACCTTCAAGATGGCACTGTGGTGCATGTGGAAAGTGGTGGGGCTGCGACGCTGATCGGGGATGAGGTGCTGGTTGGTCACATGGCCCTGATTCATGGCACGGTGATCGAAAACGGGGGATTCGTGGGCATGGGAGCCATGACCATGGACAACTGTTATATTGAAAGTGGCGGCATGCTGGCGGCCGGGGCTTTGCTAAGCCCGGGAAAAAGGATCGGCAAGGGCGAAATGTGGCTGGGCCGCCCGGCCAAATACGTCCGAACCCTGACCGAAGAGGCGATCAAAGACTTGCGCGCCGGTACAGATCATTATGCCGCACTGGCGCAAGATTATCTCGGGGAATATCGATAG
- the rpsI gene encoding 30S ribosomal protein S9: protein MADEKKTLEDLKEITSGAEAAATADNAEAAAEPQLDALGRAYATGKRKDAVARVWIKPGSGKITVNGRDQQVYFARPTLRMIVNQPFEVAGRTGQFDVECTVKGGGLSGQAGAVRHGISRALTFYEPGLRPVLKAGGFLTRDARVVERKKYGKRKARRSFQFSKR, encoded by the coding sequence ATGGCTGATGAAAAGAAAACACTGGAAGATCTGAAAGAGATCACTTCTGGCGCGGAAGCCGCCGCGACGGCAGATAACGCTGAAGCTGCTGCCGAACCGCAACTGGATGCCCTCGGGCGGGCTTATGCGACCGGAAAACGTAAAGATGCCGTTGCCCGTGTCTGGATCAAGCCGGGTTCTGGGAAAATTACGGTTAACGGCCGGGATCAGCAGGTTTATTTCGCCCGTCCGACGCTGCGGATGATTGTTAATCAGCCGTTTGAAGTGGCGGGCCGGACTGGTCAGTTTGATGTGGAATGTACCGTTAAGGGCGGCGGGCTGTCCGGACAGGCTGGTGCCGTCCGTCATGGCATCAGTCGCGCGTTGACATTCTATGAGCCGGGCCTGCGCCCGGTGTTGAAAGCCGGTGGTTTTCTCACCCGTGATGCCCGTGTGGTTGAACGTAAAAAATATGGTAAGCGGAAAGCACGTCGGAGCTTCCAGTTCTCCAAACGTTAA
- the argC gene encoding N-acetyl-gamma-glutamyl-phosphate reductase, translating to MTETTSKIRAAILGASGYTGAELVRLLVRHPHVEIVLMTADRKAGQPLGDVFPHLAYTDLPDLMAISDVEWPGLELDVVFCALPHATSQEIIKGILHETGHGFIDEMIIESPADYANAIQGSVKVIDLSADFRLEDLEVYSRWYGDIHRAPELQKEAVYGLSELNRERISKARLVACPGCYPTAALLTLIPLLKQGVIRKDGIIIDAKSGVSGAGRSLKEGNLFTEVAEALHPYGIASHRHAPEIEQELGKVCGEGVYVTFTPHLVPMNRGELETIYVQYAGKAQTAQDLRAVLEEQYRDEPFVTIAPEGVVPATRQVRGSNHCVINVFEDRVPGRAILVVAIDNLVKGSSGQAIQNMNLMFGFEETLSLEQLPIFP from the coding sequence ATGACTGAAACTACGTCAAAAATAAGAGCAGCAATTCTTGGCGCCAGCGGATATACAGGGGCAGAACTGGTACGCCTTCTTGTGCGCCACCCTCATGTGGAAATTGTTTTGATGACAGCGGACCGCAAGGCGGGGCAACCCCTCGGGGACGTCTTTCCTCATCTGGCTTATACTGATTTGCCGGACCTTATGGCGATCTCTGATGTGGAATGGCCGGGGCTGGAGCTTGATGTGGTATTTTGTGCCCTGCCACATGCCACCAGCCAGGAAATCATCAAAGGCATCCTGCATGAAACCGGTCACGGATTTATTGACGAGATGATTATCGAGTCACCAGCAGATTACGCCAATGCCATTCAGGGATCGGTCAAGGTAATTGACCTGTCGGCGGATTTCCGCCTGGAAGACCTTGAGGTTTACAGCCGGTGGTACGGGGACATTCACCGGGCGCCGGAGTTGCAGAAAGAAGCCGTATATGGTCTGAGCGAACTGAACAGGGAACGCATCAGCAAGGCGCGGCTGGTGGCCTGTCCGGGATGTTACCCGACGGCAGCGCTTCTGACACTCATCCCGTTGCTGAAACAGGGGGTGATCCGGAAGGACGGCATTATCATCGACGCCAAGTCCGGGGTCAGCGGTGCAGGACGCTCCCTCAAAGAAGGCAATCTGTTTACGGAAGTGGCCGAAGCCCTGCATCCTTACGGTATTGCCTCTCACCGGCATGCCCCTGAAATAGAGCAGGAACTGGGTAAAGTCTGCGGGGAGGGGGTCTATGTGACCTTCACCCCTCATCTCGTGCCCATGAACCGGGGCGAACTGGAAACCATTTATGTTCAATATGCCGGGAAGGCGCAGACGGCGCAGGATTTGCGGGCTGTCCTGGAAGAACAATACAGGGATGAACCCTTTGTCACCATCGCGCCCGAAGGCGTAGTGCCGGCAACCCGCCAGGTCCGAGGGTCTAATCATTGTGTGATCAATGTGTTTGAGGACCGCGTGCCGGGCCGGGCCATTCTTGTGGTGGCCATTGATAATCTGGTCAAAGGATCTTCTGGGCAGGCCATTCAGAACATGAATCTGATGTTCGGATTTGAGGAAACATTATCGCTGGAACAATTGCCGATTTTCCCGTAA
- a CDS encoding PHA/PHB synthase family protein → MDNDKPDMEQFAANMKEYAEQFQKIAAEFLEKQKEHSPPDELDPLNLGQAMMEMTKYFAENPQQIVEKQVNLWKDYMTLWQNTVKKMAGEDEVEPVIAPEVGDRRFKDKEWEENEVYDYIKQSYLLTSRWLEDVIQDTPLAKTHEGQKLKFFTRQFIDAMSPTNFAVTNPQVIRETIEKNGKNLVQGLHNIARDINPKTGTFRIRMTDEEAFEPGRNVATTPGKVIYQNELIQLIQYTPTTETVYKVPLLIVPPWINKYYILDLRPENSLVKWLTDKGYTVFIISWKNPDESMAELDFGDYMALGPLSALHAIEEAIGETVVNTVGYCIGGTLLAATLAYLAANDKADRVKSTTFLVTQVDFSESGELKLFVDKKQLKFMEKIMEEKGYLDGSIMSQTFNMLRSNDLIWSFVINNYLLGRDPFPFDLLYWNSDSTRLTKACHSQYLREMYLENNLVKPGKLVLKGTPIDLRKITIPAYIQAAQTDHICPWNSVYKATQIFSGPRRFMLAGSGHIAGVVNPPEARKYNHWINDNLPDDPADWLNEAEEKPGSWWPDWHQWLRTQSGKKVPARQPGEGKLSIIEEAPGSYVKIRYDTEGK, encoded by the coding sequence ATGGACAACGACAAACCGGACATGGAACAGTTTGCTGCCAATATGAAGGAATATGCGGAACAGTTCCAGAAAATCGCCGCTGAATTTCTCGAAAAACAGAAGGAACATAGCCCGCCCGATGAGCTTGACCCACTGAATCTGGGACAGGCCATGATGGAAATGACCAAATATTTTGCCGAAAACCCCCAACAGATTGTCGAAAAGCAGGTCAACCTGTGGAAAGATTACATGACGCTGTGGCAAAACACGGTAAAAAAAATGGCGGGAGAAGACGAAGTGGAGCCGGTCATTGCACCTGAGGTAGGGGATCGCCGGTTCAAGGACAAAGAATGGGAGGAAAACGAGGTTTATGATTATATCAAACAATCCTATCTTTTGACCTCCCGCTGGCTTGAAGATGTCATTCAGGATACCCCTCTTGCCAAAACTCATGAAGGGCAGAAACTGAAATTCTTTACCCGCCAGTTCATTGATGCCATGTCGCCCACAAATTTTGCTGTCACCAACCCGCAGGTCATTCGGGAAACTATTGAAAAAAATGGCAAGAACCTTGTTCAGGGACTGCACAATATTGCCCGGGACATCAACCCGAAAACGGGCACTTTCCGCATTCGCATGACTGATGAAGAGGCCTTTGAACCCGGACGCAATGTTGCCACCACGCCGGGCAAAGTGATCTATCAGAACGAACTCATTCAGCTTATTCAATATACCCCCACTACTGAAACGGTCTACAAGGTCCCGCTGCTGATCGTGCCGCCGTGGATCAACAAATATTATATTCTTGATCTCAGACCAGAAAATTCTCTGGTCAAGTGGCTCACGGACAAGGGATATACGGTCTTTATCATTTCCTGGAAAAACCCGGACGAAAGTATGGCGGAACTGGACTTTGGGGATTATATGGCGCTGGGTCCCCTTTCGGCCCTGCATGCCATTGAGGAAGCTATCGGCGAAACTGTCGTCAATACGGTGGGGTACTGTATTGGAGGAACATTGCTGGCCGCAACGCTTGCCTATCTCGCCGCGAACGACAAGGCCGATCGTGTCAAGAGCACAACTTTTCTGGTCACTCAGGTGGATTTCAGCGAGTCCGGCGAACTCAAACTGTTCGTAGATAAAAAACAACTGAAATTCATGGAAAAGATTATGGAGGAAAAGGGGTATCTTGACGGCAGCATCATGTCCCAGACGTTCAATATGCTGCGTTCCAATGATCTAATCTGGTCCTTTGTCATCAACAATTATCTTCTAGGGCGGGACCCCTTCCCCTTTGACCTGTTGTACTGGAATAGCGATTCCACCCGCCTGACCAAGGCCTGCCACAGCCAGTATCTCAGGGAAATGTATCTGGAAAACAACCTGGTCAAACCTGGCAAGCTGGTGCTCAAGGGCACCCCTATCGACCTTCGAAAGATCACTATCCCGGCTTATATCCAGGCCGCGCAGACCGACCATATCTGCCCCTGGAATTCCGTCTATAAAGCAACCCAGATTTTTTCCGGTCCGCGCCGTTTTATGCTGGCTGGCTCAGGACATATTGCCGGCGTCGTCAATCCGCCGGAAGCCCGGAAATACAATCACTGGATTAATGACAACCTGCCTGATGACCCGGCGGACTGGTTAAACGAAGCGGAAGAAAAACCCGGATCCTGGTGGCCGGACTGGCACCAGTGGCTACGGACCCAATCTGGGAAAAAAGTTCCGGCCCGACAGCCCGGAGAAGGCAAGCTGAGCATTATCGAAGAGGCCCCCGGCAGTTATGTGAAAATCCGGTATGATACCGAAGGAAAATAA